The following are from one region of the Paraglaciecola sp. L1A13 genome:
- a CDS encoding DUF4097 family beta strand repeat-containing protein, which produces MKVLMLSALLAGASMFASVNVLAGEKVDRTLDANPEGYVEIEHVNGKAEIKGWDKAQVQVKGVLGERTERFIFERQGNEVTIKVKVRSGMRGGWGRDDEDALTIFVPRQSRLNYTAVNADVSLSNITGGVSIETVNGDIDAQKLAGRLRLESVNGDINADDLQGDVAIETVNGDIRSRSTQGREDKYETVNGDVNVQSSSQEVRVTTVNGDVTLAMQTVKYANLETVNGELSVDLSLAKGGEIKATTVGGEIELNFTQQVSALFDIRSHAGGKIINRLTSDRVKKDKYGPSSWLATSMGEGQGKVSISTVNGRVSISKD; this is translated from the coding sequence ATGAAAGTATTAATGCTTAGCGCACTATTAGCGGGTGCGAGCATGTTCGCAAGCGTAAATGTCTTGGCGGGTGAGAAAGTGGATCGCACCTTAGATGCTAACCCTGAAGGATATGTTGAGATTGAACATGTAAATGGCAAGGCTGAGATAAAAGGCTGGGATAAGGCGCAAGTGCAAGTAAAAGGGGTCCTTGGAGAACGCACCGAACGCTTTATTTTTGAGCGTCAGGGTAACGAGGTTACCATCAAGGTAAAAGTCAGAAGTGGCATGCGAGGAGGCTGGGGGCGAGATGATGAAGATGCACTTACTATCTTTGTGCCACGGCAAAGCCGCTTAAACTACACCGCTGTTAATGCTGATGTGTCGTTAAGTAATATTACCGGAGGGGTCAGTATTGAAACGGTTAATGGCGATATTGATGCGCAGAAACTTGCCGGGCGATTACGGCTAGAATCTGTAAATGGCGATATAAACGCAGATGATTTACAAGGTGATGTGGCCATTGAAACCGTTAATGGAGACATTCGCTCACGCAGCACACAAGGGCGCGAAGATAAATACGAAACGGTTAACGGTGACGTAAATGTGCAGTCCAGTAGTCAAGAGGTACGAGTCACCACCGTCAACGGCGACGTTACATTGGCAATGCAGACCGTGAAGTACGCCAATTTGGAAACTGTAAATGGCGAATTAAGTGTTGATTTAAGTTTAGCAAAAGGTGGAGAGATAAAAGCCACAACAGTAGGAGGAGAAATAGAATTAAATTTCACCCAACAGGTATCTGCTCTATTTGATATACGGTCCCATGCGGGTGGCAAAATAATCAATCGACTAACCTCAGATCGGGTTAAGAAAGATAAATACGGCCCCAGTAGTTGGTTGGCGACGAGCATGGGAGAAGGGCAAGGTAAGGTCTCAATATCAACCGTCAATGGTCGCGTGAGTATTTCGAAAGATTAA
- the ispB gene encoding octaprenyl diphosphate synthase, translated as MDLDNILSLAESDMLAVNQLIQKQVNSDVSLINQLGFYIVNSGGKRLRPLLTVLAARALAIEDEQHHTLAAIIEFIHTATLLHDDVVDESTMRRGRETANEVFGNQASVLVGDFLYTRSFQMMVTLDSMRVMQILSDATNVIAEGEVLQLMNCNDPNTTEESYMQVIYSKTARLFEAATLLSAVLTKQSVSIENAMQDYGKYLGTAFQLVDDIMDYASDSEDMGKNMGDDLAEGKPTLPLLYAMWNGNAQQAALIKEAIELSNGMDNLDAILHAIEETGALTYTKQQALNASQQAIDALAPIQDSEYKRALIGLAHISVERVA; from the coding sequence ATGGATTTAGACAACATCCTTTCACTCGCTGAGTCAGATATGCTCGCGGTCAATCAACTGATCCAGAAGCAGGTGAATTCAGATGTCTCTTTGATTAATCAACTAGGCTTTTATATCGTCAACAGTGGCGGCAAACGTTTGCGTCCCCTGTTAACCGTTTTAGCCGCCAGAGCACTTGCTATTGAAGACGAGCAACATCATACGCTGGCCGCTATTATTGAATTTATTCATACCGCTACCTTGTTGCATGACGACGTGGTTGACGAATCCACTATGCGTCGGGGCCGCGAAACAGCCAATGAAGTATTCGGCAACCAAGCCAGTGTATTGGTAGGTGACTTTCTTTATACCCGTTCGTTTCAAATGATGGTTACCTTAGATAGCATGCGCGTTATGCAGATACTGTCTGATGCAACGAATGTTATTGCAGAAGGCGAAGTATTACAGTTAATGAACTGCAACGATCCAAATACGACCGAAGAAAGCTACATGCAAGTTATCTACAGCAAAACCGCACGCTTGTTTGAAGCGGCGACGTTATTGTCTGCAGTGCTCACCAAGCAAAGTGTTAGCATAGAAAATGCCATGCAAGACTATGGCAAATACTTAGGTACAGCCTTTCAGCTGGTCGACGACATCATGGATTATGCGTCTGATAGCGAAGACATGGGCAAAAATATGGGTGATGATTTAGCTGAAGGCAAACCGACATTGCCACTTTTATATGCCATGTGGAACGGCAATGCCCAGCAAGCTGCGTTGATTAAAGAGGCCATCGAGCTAAGTAACGGTATGGACAACCTCGACGCCATTTTACATGCTATCGAAGAAACAGGCGCGTTGACTTATACCAAACAACAGGCCTTAAATGCATCTCAGCAAGCTATCGATGCATTAGCCCCGATACAAGATTCTGAGTATAAACGCGCGTTAATTGGTCTGGCGCATATATCAGTAGAACGTGTGGCTTAA
- the rplU gene encoding 50S ribosomal protein L21 yields the protein MYAVFQSGGKQHRVAEGQTVRLEKIEVALGESIEFGEILMVSNGEDVKIGTPFVSGGKITAEVVTHGRGDKVKIVKFRRRKHSRTQMGHRQWFTEVKITGISA from the coding sequence ATGTACGCGGTTTTCCAAAGTGGTGGCAAACAACACCGTGTGGCTGAAGGCCAAACCGTTCGTCTTGAGAAAATCGAAGTGGCTCTAGGTGAGTCAATTGAATTCGGTGAAATCTTAATGGTGAGCAATGGTGAAGACGTTAAGATCGGTACGCCTTTTGTTAGTGGCGGAAAAATTACAGCTGAAGTCGTAACGCATGGTCGTGGCGATAAAGTTAAGATCGTTAAGTTTCGTCGACGCAAGCATTCACGTACCCAAATGGGTCACCGTCAGTGGTTCACGGAAGTGAAAATCACTGGTATAAGCGCTTAA
- the rpmA gene encoding 50S ribosomal protein L27 yields MAHKKAGGSTNNGRDSESKRLGVKRYGGESVLAGNIIVRQRGTRFHAGNNMGIGKDHTLFALSDGKVQFEVKGPKNRKFVSIVAE; encoded by the coding sequence ATGGCACATAAAAAGGCTGGTGGTAGTACTAATAACGGTCGTGACTCAGAAAGTAAACGTTTAGGTGTTAAGCGTTACGGCGGTGAGTCAGTTTTAGCTGGTAACATCATTGTTCGTCAACGTGGAACTCGTTTCCATGCTGGTAACAATATGGGTATCGGTAAAGATCATACTTTGTTTGCTTTATCTGATGGTAAAGTTCAATTCGAAGTGAAAGGTCCTAAAAACCGTAAGTTTGTAAGTATCGTTGCTGAGTAA
- the cgtA gene encoding Obg family GTPase CgtA, with protein sequence MKFVDEAEIRVEAGDGGAGTVSFRREKYVPDGGPDGGDGGDGGSVYLVADENLNTLIDYRFERFHRAERGKNGRSADCTGRRGVDLDVMVPVGTRATDTETGELLGDLTKHGQRLKAAQGGFHGLGNARFKTSTNRAPRQKTLGTPGDVRMLKLELMLLADVGLLGMPNAGKSTFIRSVSAAKPKVADYPFTTLVPNLGVVRLDAMRSFVIADIPGLIEGASDGAGLGIQFLKHLERCRVLLHLIDLMPADGSDPVDNARAIVGELEKYSPKLAAKPRWLVFNKTDLMFEDEAEDLCKEIAQAMGWEDDYYSISAVQGKNTKELCIKVMDYIDTLPANVVDESDEEEVGFKWDTYHKETVENYSDDDDDDFDDDDDDFDGDDDFEVVYQK encoded by the coding sequence ATGAAATTTGTAGATGAAGCTGAGATCCGCGTAGAAGCGGGTGATGGCGGAGCCGGTACGGTTAGTTTTCGCCGAGAAAAATATGTTCCAGATGGCGGCCCGGACGGCGGTGATGGTGGTGATGGTGGCAGTGTATATCTAGTTGCGGATGAAAACTTAAACACGCTTATCGATTATCGCTTTGAAAGATTTCATCGTGCTGAGCGTGGTAAAAATGGTCGAAGTGCTGATTGTACCGGCCGCAGAGGTGTTGATCTTGACGTGATGGTGCCAGTTGGCACACGCGCTACTGATACTGAAACGGGCGAATTACTGGGTGATTTAACCAAGCATGGTCAGCGTCTTAAAGCTGCTCAAGGCGGTTTTCACGGTTTAGGTAATGCACGCTTTAAAACCAGTACAAACCGTGCACCTAGGCAGAAGACCTTAGGTACCCCTGGTGACGTACGTATGCTTAAGCTTGAGTTGATGCTACTTGCAGATGTGGGTCTACTCGGTATGCCAAATGCGGGTAAATCGACCTTTATACGCAGTGTGTCAGCGGCTAAGCCGAAAGTAGCGGATTATCCTTTCACTACGCTCGTTCCTAATTTGGGTGTAGTTCGCCTAGATGCTATGCGCAGCTTTGTTATTGCGGATATTCCTGGTTTGATCGAAGGCGCGTCAGATGGGGCTGGCTTGGGGATCCAATTCCTTAAACATCTTGAACGTTGTCGTGTATTGCTGCATTTGATTGACCTGATGCCTGCAGACGGCTCTGATCCAGTAGATAATGCTAGAGCAATTGTGGGCGAACTTGAAAAATACAGCCCTAAATTAGCCGCTAAACCGCGTTGGTTAGTGTTTAATAAGACTGACCTAATGTTCGAAGATGAAGCAGAAGACTTGTGTAAAGAAATTGCTCAAGCCATGGGTTGGGAAGATGACTATTACAGTATTTCTGCCGTTCAGGGTAAAAATACTAAAGAATTGTGTATTAAAGTCATGGATTATATCGATACGTTACCTGCTAACGTTGTTGATGAATCGGACGAAGAAGAAGTTGGCTTCAAGTGGGATACTTATCATAAAGAGACAGTTGAAAACTATTCAGACGATGATGATGATGACTTCGACGACGATGATGATGATTTCGATGGTGATGACGACTTCGAAGTTGTATACCAAAAATAG
- the folA gene encoding type 3 dihydrofolate reductase produces MAKVALIAAMANNRIIGLNNQMPWHMPADLKHFKRVTLGKPIIMGRKTYESIGRVLPGRLNIVITNDKSYALADATVVNSCEDAISIAKLHLSQQGISDDEQEIMVIGGGTVYQHFLAHANRLYLTLIDLDTPGDTYFPDYSDGSWQEIDSELNEPDEKNPQPYRFITLAR; encoded by the coding sequence ATGGCAAAAGTTGCTTTAATTGCTGCAATGGCAAATAACCGAATCATAGGTTTAAACAACCAAATGCCTTGGCATATGCCAGCTGACTTAAAACACTTCAAACGTGTTACCTTAGGCAAGCCCATTATCATGGGTCGTAAAACATACGAGTCTATTGGTAGGGTACTACCTGGTCGCCTGAATATTGTTATTACTAACGACAAATCTTATGCACTAGCAGATGCGACGGTAGTAAACAGTTGTGAAGATGCTATTTCGATTGCCAAATTACATTTGAGCCAACAAGGAATAAGTGATGATGAGCAAGAGATAATGGTGATTGGCGGTGGAACCGTTTATCAGCATTTTTTGGCCCATGCCAATCGTCTGTATTTGACCCTTATTGATCTCGATACCCCCGGGGATACTTACTTTCCTGATTATTCTGACGGTTCGTGGCAAGAAATAGACAGTGAATTGAACGAGCCAGATGAAAAAAATCCACAACCTTATCGTTTTATTACTTTAGCTAGGTAA
- the tpx gene encoding thiol peroxidase: protein MSTVTLQGNPFNTVGVLPSVGENAVDFRLVKTDLSETTLADYKGARLVLNIFPSVDTGTCAMSVRKFNEQASKLENTKVLCVSADLPFAAARFCGAEGIENVETGSSFRSSFGTDYGVEFIDGPLTGLLSRCVVVLDESGKVIYTEQVSETADEPDYAAAIAVL from the coding sequence ATGAGCACAGTTACTTTACAGGGCAATCCTTTTAATACCGTTGGTGTATTACCGAGTGTAGGTGAAAACGCGGTAGATTTTCGCTTGGTCAAAACAGACCTATCTGAAACTACATTGGCCGATTATAAAGGGGCGCGATTAGTTCTGAATATTTTTCCGTCTGTGGATACAGGCACGTGTGCTATGTCAGTTCGCAAGTTTAACGAGCAAGCGAGTAAATTAGAAAATACCAAGGTTCTATGTGTATCAGCTGATTTACCTTTTGCTGCAGCACGTTTTTGTGGTGCTGAAGGAATTGAGAATGTTGAAACTGGATCGAGCTTTAGAAGTTCATTTGGTACAGACTACGGAGTTGAGTTTATTGATGGACCGTTAACAGGTTTGTTGTCACGCTGCGTTGTTGTATTGGATGAGAGTGGCAAGGTTATTTACACAGAGCAAGTATCTGAAACGGCTGATGAGCCTGATTACGCTGCTGCTATTGCGGTACTTTAA
- a CDS encoding cold-shock protein: protein MSKGTVKWFNADKGFGFITPEDGGKDLFVHHSEIKSGGGYATLNDGQEVEFEIGQSPKGPCANNVVPV, encoded by the coding sequence ATGAGTAAAGGTACAGTTAAGTGGTTTAATGCAGATAAAGGTTTCGGCTTCATTACTCCAGAAGACGGTGGAAAAGATTTATTTGTTCATCACTCAGAAATTAAAAGCGGTGGTGGATACGCAACTTTGAACGACGGCCAAGAGGTTGAGTTTGAAATTGGACAGAGCCCTAAAGGCCCATGCGCGAACAACGTAGTACCTGTTTAA
- a CDS encoding VTT domain-containing protein encodes MKDNASSLFQQNENCWQTSLASYATPLIDGANYYRALHSAICKAQRSIFIVGWDIDSRIRLLRGDEEKDATAPSVISDLLKWKADQNENIKIYLLRWDSSLAFFSQREMWAKEVWDNKTPDNVQTTLDSTIPMGGSQHQKVVVIDDEIVFSGGMDVSTNRWDTREHLVEHPQRVGPDGPHGPLHDVQVLTSGPIVESFGKLVRWRWDRISEQKAIPFDSSNLSLKQVPQSWPEHFPPSMKNLPCALARTIPFMDGVEPVQEVRRMLLDLIAQAEHFIFIENQFTTRQEIAEALNKQLKTHSRLQVVIVSSYEPKGKFESEAFWASRIDFKRILAAGIDESRVKMTYSTLTNEQGNSTQKRVHSKVMSIDDRYLVIGSSNISNRSMSLDTEVDLIFAADTEQNKRDIVRVRDDLLAEHTGRSIEQVEEIFSTQDPLGNLLSEQQPHSYQLAEVEDTQFTSKAWQPVFNSLSDPEKPLIAPIQMANGKVVGVGNPKQKTIVFLMAALLVLVLGGLIFWAAHSIPWLSADKLEQFLQDTRGTMWVIPTICLVYVVAGLLFFPVTVLSLAVAAVYGPIWGPIYGMIGALISSAMMFGLGHVMGSNGLRKLGGAKIQAVDEKFKNSGVVGVAVIRLLPVAPFSLVNLVAGISSIGLMQFLAGTFLGMFPPMIAKGLVGDSLGQIFSDPTPQAIGYLAGGIACWILMIFVSQKLARMYQLKKAQNG; translated from the coding sequence ATGAAAGATAATGCCTCATCGTTATTTCAACAAAATGAAAATTGTTGGCAAACAAGCCTAGCGAGCTATGCCACGCCTTTAATTGATGGCGCTAATTATTACCGCGCGCTACACAGCGCAATTTGTAAAGCCCAGCGCAGTATTTTTATTGTCGGTTGGGACATCGATAGCCGCATACGACTGCTGCGCGGCGATGAAGAAAAGGATGCAACTGCACCATCAGTCATAAGCGATCTACTAAAATGGAAGGCGGATCAGAACGAGAATATAAAAATTTATCTACTGAGATGGGATTCGTCACTGGCGTTCTTTAGCCAACGTGAAATGTGGGCAAAAGAAGTGTGGGATAACAAAACCCCTGACAATGTGCAAACAACCTTAGACAGCACGATACCCATGGGCGGTAGTCAACACCAGAAAGTCGTCGTGATCGATGATGAAATCGTGTTTTCAGGTGGTATGGATGTATCGACTAACCGATGGGACACTCGAGAACACCTTGTTGAGCATCCACAACGTGTGGGCCCCGATGGCCCCCATGGCCCTTTACATGATGTTCAAGTACTGACCAGTGGTCCGATTGTTGAATCATTCGGTAAGCTAGTGCGATGGCGTTGGGACCGGATCAGCGAACAAAAAGCGATTCCGTTTGATTCATCTAACCTCTCTTTAAAGCAAGTGCCACAGTCTTGGCCTGAACATTTTCCCCCGTCGATGAAAAACTTACCCTGTGCGCTGGCGCGTACTATCCCTTTTATGGATGGTGTTGAGCCTGTGCAAGAGGTACGTCGGATGCTGCTTGATCTTATCGCTCAGGCGGAGCATTTTATCTTTATCGAAAATCAATTTACCACTCGACAAGAAATAGCTGAGGCTTTGAATAAACAACTAAAGACACATTCGCGTTTACAAGTTGTGATTGTTAGTTCTTATGAACCTAAAGGAAAATTCGAGAGTGAGGCGTTTTGGGCAAGCAGAATTGATTTTAAGCGTATCTTAGCGGCAGGTATTGATGAAAGTCGAGTAAAGATGACCTATTCGACCCTTACCAATGAACAGGGAAACAGCACGCAAAAGCGAGTGCACTCAAAAGTAATGAGTATTGACGATCGTTACCTGGTCATTGGGTCGTCAAATATCAGTAACCGTTCAATGAGTTTAGATACGGAAGTAGATTTAATTTTCGCTGCGGACACAGAGCAAAATAAACGAGACATTGTTAGGGTGCGAGACGATCTACTGGCTGAACACACAGGGCGCTCTATTGAGCAGGTGGAAGAGATATTTAGCACACAAGACCCATTAGGAAATTTGCTAAGTGAACAACAGCCACACAGTTATCAATTAGCAGAAGTCGAGGATACGCAATTTACCAGTAAGGCATGGCAGCCTGTTTTCAATTCTTTATCCGACCCTGAAAAACCCCTTATTGCCCCCATACAAATGGCGAATGGCAAAGTCGTAGGCGTGGGTAACCCTAAGCAAAAAACCATCGTCTTTCTTATGGCCGCGTTGTTGGTACTGGTTCTCGGAGGCTTGATTTTTTGGGCCGCGCATTCCATACCTTGGTTATCGGCGGATAAACTGGAGCAGTTTCTACAAGATACGCGCGGAACCATGTGGGTGATACCGACTATCTGCCTTGTTTACGTGGTGGCTGGTTTATTATTTTTTCCTGTCACCGTCTTGTCACTGGCGGTCGCGGCCGTATACGGACCTATATGGGGCCCCATCTACGGAATGATTGGGGCGTTAATTAGCTCGGCAATGATGTTTGGTTTAGGGCACGTAATGGGTAGCAACGGGTTGCGCAAATTGGGCGGCGCGAAGATTCAAGCGGTTGATGAAAAATTTAAAAACAGTGGCGTTGTTGGGGTGGCAGTTATACGCCTGCTACCCGTGGCACCTTTTAGTCTAGTTAACTTGGTTGCTGGGATTTCGTCTATTGGATTAATGCAGTTCTTAGCAGGTACCTTTTTGGGAATGTTCCCTCCCATGATTGCAAAAGGTTTAGTCGGTGACTCTTTAGGTCAAATTTTTAGCGACCCTACGCCACAAGCTAT